The Bacteroidota bacterium genome window below encodes:
- a CDS encoding fibronectin type III domain-containing protein: MIKKFIISFLVIGFLATVYEVAYDYSGGAVSCTQKPGSTYVGCSCHGSQNAGLSNSITPNTDIPVGTTQNMTYTISPGGSGQAGFDLTVQDGHGFFLPVSSGTTVSSVEANHSTPKALSGGSASWTVKFVPTAISPETVTFYAAGKSNNVSPQWNFAQSTVNITGTFPNGTVVAPPNNNYNTTDNFPLNQSNAYDRFATIYPQSYIGEAGTITKLGFFIAKESNTFGNIKIYLRSTVQQTYNFLYTVNDRIGFATLVYSGTPYTSYQAGWAMIDLDTPFNYNGTDNLEVIIFNDRGGAATSDTKQVLAKNWNPVNLSMYWSNTNNNNLNGTQYSIQPNIRLYKTSPPPAPTNVSLTGITKSSMTVNWTPSAGSTDGYRVVFKQGNTAPANETDGGYATVAGTSTSSYTITGLQAGTQYTAAVFSTAGTFFSPTAPSGTSTTTAITNQYTFTNGQNASLILGQPTTETQGTANYGGLSGSSMAGPSGVLVTGMDADKKVYVCDKGNNRVLVFNTTPTSNNAIADYCLGQPNFTDNTAGTIASKLSGPANCVIIGDRIFVADANNHRIMVWEGLNSLASGVSANYVLGQPNFTSGSVNHGLGFSNCDNKSLYLTDGFEQTNGMATDGRKLIVCDGFNNRVLIWNDVTYIYNNQPADVVIGQTDFTTRTSPFTDASTAATLYHPTGVAVTKDGKLVVSSTEENRILIYNTIPVTNGASADVVLGQTDFTHNQANYTPDANETYHPLSISLSPNSNKLAVSSDYAARVTIWDVFPTTNNAPATRVLNRANLTANTASTFSNENGGNACNMYPYSVSWSPSGSLYVGDLFRNAVLRFDGGDTAARGPQSLSAATSTEYKIPLSINGTSFTQFAIAYKYGSTPPTDLNDPTAEIMHGVTGTSYDFSPVYGNATYSFRVYAEKSPSYGVYEYSDGSATGTFTSGAPANCQNAPIVTGNGTIWSVVPSITGDTTFLGGSFTGFVSKDGASTYSRLGMAAIDTKTGNMLNWTCDLNAGGTVKGILLDKKGNALYLGGEFTDVNGVAKSRLAKINTDGSVVTGFTTPNINASVGDQGGTCMALSNTGDTLFIEGNFSDINGSARKNLASVLSSDGTLTDFTPQDFYLSAATCRFILVSKDGKSVYLGSNSFGLNFKSVNIATGSDVGEFDFQVAGGLVACGVIQGNYLYLGGAFTEIMGNTNIQRLAKIDISGPTPVLVTTFNNGTGNRPSGNVRRIFATSTALYLTGEFTSIGGTARNKYGAVSTTDGAVQSWDPAYPVGQISHTIASTIVGTYASGKIYMVGTGNNNFNKFTAVSFTPPATNVDGTATSTISSNSTTIFSNSAGIMAKLTTGGSSNMGSTSVIVAGAGGDTATVNGFVVLERYLQVNPTTQPGSNVTVQFYVSKSEMDAFAALRPSFGNAGNNYSGCRIHRTNNAGTYIETFIPSITIDGETVIISFSTSGFSKFYINDTPVLPVELSSFTSAVNKNNVDLKWSTVSEQNNKGFEIERKKSVEGGEWQTVSFVEGKGTTNQQQNYTYADRNLQTGKYNYRLKQIDYNGNYQYYELNGTIEVGIPKVFDLSQNYPNPFNPSTKINYQLPKDAYVKINVYDMTGRLVYTLVNAQQTAGYYTAEFNSGMMSGFASGIYFYRIEAADFVSTKRMVLVK; this comes from the coding sequence ATGATTAAAAAATTTATTATTTCCTTCTTAGTGATAGGATTTTTAGCAACAGTATATGAAGTAGCGTATGATTACTCCGGGGGTGCTGTTTCATGTACTCAGAAGCCGGGCAGCACCTATGTAGGGTGTTCATGCCACGGTTCACAAAACGCAGGATTATCAAACAGTATTACTCCCAATACTGATATTCCTGTTGGTACTACTCAAAACATGACTTACACAATTTCTCCGGGAGGTTCAGGTCAGGCAGGATTTGACTTAACCGTTCAGGATGGACACGGATTCTTTTTACCGGTAAGCTCAGGTACAACAGTAAGCAGTGTAGAAGCAAATCATTCAACTCCAAAAGCATTAAGCGGAGGCTCTGCTTCATGGACAGTTAAATTTGTGCCGACTGCAATTTCACCTGAGACAGTTACATTTTATGCAGCAGGTAAATCTAACAATGTTTCTCCGCAATGGAACTTTGCTCAGTCAACAGTTAATATCACCGGTACTTTTCCAAACGGAACAGTTGTAGCTCCGCCGAATAATAATTACAACACAACAGATAACTTTCCTTTAAATCAAAGCAATGCCTATGACAGATTTGCAACTATCTATCCTCAAAGCTATATCGGCGAAGCCGGAACAATTACAAAGCTTGGATTTTTTATTGCAAAAGAATCTAACACATTCGGAAATATAAAAATCTATCTTCGCAGCACAGTTCAGCAGACATACAATTTTTTATATACAGTAAACGACAGAATAGGATTTGCAACTCTAGTTTACAGCGGAACACCTTATACTTCTTATCAGGCAGGATGGGCAATGATAGACCTTGATACACCTTTCAATTATAACGGAACAGATAACCTTGAGGTAATAATATTTAATGACAGAGGCGGCGCAGCAACAAGTGATACCAAACAAGTGCTTGCAAAAAACTGGAATCCGGTTAATTTGAGCATGTACTGGTCAAATACCAATAACAACAATTTAAACGGAACACAATATTCAATACAGCCAAACATAAGATTATACAAAACATCTCCTCCTCCTGCACCGACAAATGTTTCTTTAACGGGAATTACAAAAAGTTCAATGACTGTTAACTGGACTCCATCAGCAGGAAGCACAGACGGATACAGAGTTGTATTTAAACAAGGAAACACAGCACCTGCAAATGAAACAGACGGCGGATATGCCACTGTTGCTGGCACATCTACATCAAGCTATACCATAACAGGGTTACAGGCAGGAACACAATATACGGCAGCAGTATTTTCAACTGCAGGTACATTCTTTTCACCTACGGCTCCGTCAGGTACATCAACTACAACGGCAATAACAAATCAATATACTTTTACAAACGGGCAAAACGCTTCATTAATTTTAGGGCAACCTACAACTGAAACACAAGGCACTGCAAACTATGGCGGACTTTCCGGTTCATCAATGGCAGGTCCTTCAGGTGTACTGGTAACAGGAATGGATGCAGATAAAAAAGTTTATGTTTGTGATAAAGGAAATAACAGAGTTTTAGTTTTTAATACAACTCCGACTTCAAACAATGCTATAGCGGATTATTGTTTAGGGCAGCCGAATTTTACAGATAATACGGCAGGGACCATTGCAAGCAAGCTTAGCGGACCTGCAAACTGCGTGATAATAGGAGACAGAATTTTTGTAGCTGATGCTAATAACCATAGAATAATGGTCTGGGAAGGATTGAACTCTTTAGCCAGCGGAGTCTCTGCAAACTATGTTTTAGGTCAGCCGAATTTCACGTCAGGCAGTGTAAATCATGGATTGGGTTTCAGTAACTGCGATAACAAAAGCCTTTATCTCACCGATGGTTTTGAACAGACAAACGGAATGGCAACTGACGGCAGAAAATTAATCGTATGCGACGGATTCAATAACAGAGTTCTTATCTGGAACGATGTAACTTATATTTATAATAATCAGCCAGCAGATGTTGTAATAGGGCAGACAGATTTTACAACCAGAACTTCTCCGTTTACCGATGCTTCTACAGCAGCAACATTGTATCATCCTACGGGAGTAGCAGTAACCAAAGACGGAAAGTTAGTTGTATCTTCCACAGAAGAAAACAGAATTTTAATTTATAATACAATCCCTGTTACAAACGGAGCATCTGCAGATGTTGTACTGGGACAAACTGACTTTACTCACAATCAGGCAAACTATACACCGGATGCAAACGAAACATATCATCCGCTTTCAATTTCATTATCACCAAATTCAAATAAGCTTGCAGTATCGAGCGACTATGCAGCAAGAGTAACAATCTGGGACGTATTCCCGACAACAAACAATGCGCCTGCAACAAGAGTTCTTAACAGAGCAAACTTAACTGCAAATACAGCATCAACATTTTCAAATGAGAATGGAGGCAATGCATGCAATATGTATCCTTACAGTGTTTCATGGTCTCCATCGGGAAGTTTATATGTCGGAGATCTTTTCAGAAATGCAGTATTAAGATTTGACGGTGGAGATACAGCAGCCAGAGGTCCGCAGTCTTTATCCGCAGCAACTTCTACAGAATACAAAATTCCTTTATCAATAAACGGAACAAGCTTTACTCAATTTGCAATTGCATATAAGTACGGCTCAACACCTCCGACCGATTTAAATGACCCGACAGCAGAAATAATGCATGGAGTTACCGGTACATCTTATGACTTCAGTCCTGTATATGGAAATGCAACATACAGCTTCAGAGTTTATGCAGAGAAAAGTCCCTCATACGGAGTTTATGAATACTCGGACGGAAGCGCTACAGGAACATTTACATCAGGGGCTCCTGCCAATTGCCAGAATGCTCCGATTGTTACAGGCAACGGTACAATATGGAGTGTAGTTCCTTCTATCACAGGTGATACAACATTCCTTGGCGGAAGCTTCACGGGATTTGTTTCAAAAGACGGCGCATCTACTTACAGCCGATTAGGAATGGCAGCTATAGATACAAAGACAGGTAATATGTTAAACTGGACTTGCGATTTAAATGCAGGCGGAACAGTAAAAGGAATCCTTTTAGATAAAAAAGGAAACGCTTTGTATCTTGGCGGTGAATTTACAGATGTAAACGGAGTAGCAAAATCACGTCTTGCAAAAATAAATACAGACGGCTCTGTTGTGACAGGATTCACAACTCCGAATATAAATGCTTCTGTCGGAGACCAGGGCGGAACATGCATGGCTTTAAGCAATACAGGCGATACATTATTCATCGAAGGTAATTTCAGCGATATCAACGGAAGCGCAAGAAAAAATCTTGCATCAGTTTTATCATCAGACGGAACGTTAACAGATTTCACACCACAGGATTTTTATTTATCAGCGGCAACATGCAGATTTATTTTAGTATCGAAAGACGGTAAGTCAGTTTATCTCGGTTCAAACTCATTCGGACTTAATTTTAAATCTGTAAACATTGCAACAGGTTCAGATGTTGGTGAATTTGATTTTCAGGTAGCAGGCGGACTTGTAGCATGCGGTGTGATTCAGGGAAATTATTTATATCTCGGCGGCGCATTCACAGAAATTATGGGAAATACAAATATTCAAAGACTTGCAAAGATTGATATCTCCGGACCTACACCTGTATTAGTAACAACATTCAATAACGGTACAGGAAACAGACCGAGCGGCAACGTAAGAAGAATTTTCGCTACCTCAACAGCACTATATCTTACAGGAGAATTTACAAGCATTGGAGGAACAGCAAGAAATAAATACGGAGCAGTCAGCACTACTGACGGCGCAGTACAATCATGGGACCCTGCATATCCGGTGGGACAGATTTCACATACGATTGCAAGTACAATTGTGGGAACTTATGCCTCAGGAAAAATTTACATGGTAGGAACAGGTAACAATAACTTCAATAAATTTACAGCAGTATCATTTACACCTCCTGCAACTAATGTTGACGGTACAGCAACATCTACAATAAGTTCAAACTCTACAACAATATTTTCTAACAGCGCAGGTATTATGGCAAAGCTTACAACAGGCGGCTCATCAAATATGGGAAGCACCAGTGTAATAGTTGCAGGCGCTGGCGGAGATACGGCAACAGTGAACGGATTTGTAGTACTTGAAAGATACTTACAGGTAAATCCAACAACTCAGCCGGGCTCAAATGTGACTGTACAGTTTTATGTATCAAAATCTGAAATGGATGCTTTTGCAGCATTGAGACCTTCATTCGGAAACGCAGGTAATAATTACTCAGGCTGCAGAATACACAGAACAAATAATGCAGGAACATACATTGAAACATTTATTCCTTCGATTACTATAGACGGCGAGACAGTAATTATTTCATTCTCTACATCCGGCTTTTCGAAATTCTATATAAATGATACTCCTGTGTTACCTGTTGAACTTTCATCGTTCACATCTGCTGTAAATAAAAATAACGTTGACTTGAAATGGTCAACAGTTTCAGAACAAAACAATAAAGGATTTGAAATTGAAAGAAAGAAAAGTGTTGAAGGCGGTGAGTGGCAGACAGTTTCTTTTGTTGAGGGCAAAGGCACAACCAACCAACAGCAAAACTATACTTATGCTGATAGAAATCTGCAAACAGGCAAATATAATTATAGACTGAAGCAAATAGATTATAACGGCAACTATCAGTATTACGAATTGAACGGAACAATTGAAGTCGGTATTCCGAAAGTCTTTGACTTATCACAGAATTACCCGAATCCGTTCAACCCGTCAACAAAAATTAATTATCAGCTTCCTAAAGATGCTTATGTAAAGATAAATGTATATGACATGACAGGAAGATTAGTTTATACATTAGTAAACGCGCAGCAAACTGCGGGATATTATACAGCTGAATTTAATTCGGGTATGATGAGCGGTTTTGCAAGCGGAATATATTTCTACAGAATTGAAGCAGCTGATTTCGTTTCCACAAAACGAATGGTACTTGTAAAATAA